AGCCTTCGAGGTCCGACGGAGAGCTCAGCTTGATCCGCACCAGCCAGCCGTCGCCGTGGGGATCGTCGTTGAGCTTCGAGGGATCGTCGACGACGGATTCATTGACCTCGGCGATCTCTCCAGCCACCGGCGTGTAAACCTCGGCCACCGCCTTGACGGACTCGATGGTACCGATCTCGTCCTGCGCTTCGAAGGACTGTCCCACCTCGGGCAATTCGGCGAAGACCACGTCCCCCAACTCGTGCTGAGCGAACTCGGTGATGCCCAGGGTGCAGTGGTCGTCCTCGACCCGCACCCACTCGTGCTCCTTGGTGTACAGGAAGTCTTTCGGATACATGCTCAGATCCTCTCTCGGTGTCGTTGAACCTCACCGGCGTCGCCGCCGGCGGTAGAGAAACTCCAGTTCTCGCCCTTACGGAATCCGCCCATCATCAACCGCCGATCACTTGTCTCGGCGGTAGAAGGGAGTCTCCCGAACTTCCGCCGGGATCTCCCGTCCCCGAACCTCCAGGGTCAGGGCGGTGCCCGGCTCCGCCAGCTCCACGGGAACGTAAGCCAGTCCCAGGGCCTGTTTGAAGGTCGGGCTGAAGGTCCCGCTAGTGACCTTGCCCACCGTCTCGCCGCCGTGCACCACTCCGTGGCCTTCCCGGGCGATGCCACGGCCGGTGACCACGAAGCCCACCAGCTTGCGCTCGATGCCCTTCTCCTGCTGCGCCACCAGGGCGTCGCGGCCGATGAAATCGCCGGCCTTGAGCTTGACGGTCCAGTCGAGGCCCGCCTCCCAGGGAGTGGTGGTGTTGTCGATCTCGTGGCCGTAGAGGGCCATGGCCGCCTCCAGCCGCAGGCTGTCTCGGGCGCCCAGGCCGGCGGGCTGCAGACCGCGGTCCGCCCCCGCCGCGAGCAGTGCCCGCCACACTTGAGCGGCGTGCTCCGGCGCCAGATAGAGCTCGAAGCCGTCC
The Acidobacteriota bacterium genome window above contains:
- the gcvH gene encoding glycine cleavage system protein GcvH yields the protein MYPKDFLYTKEHEWVRVEDDHCTLGITEFAQHELGDVVFAELPEVGQSFEAQDEIGTIESVKAVAEVYTPVAGEIAEVNESVVDDPSKLNDDPHGDGWLVRIKLSSPSDLEGLMNADQYNEYASGGDD